A genomic segment from Streptomyces antibioticus encodes:
- a CDS encoding bifunctional DNA primase/polymerase, whose protein sequence is MATTDRFPTGPVVRYPGQAAKLALAHALSAAERGLAVIPLSRTKLPAVRSPHRDRPDGPRCHGECGRPGHGVYDASTDPSRIRALFAAAPWATGYGIACGLPPHHLIGVDLDTKNGTDSTTALRELALGHRFTIPPTIVVITPSGGRHLWLTGPPDVVVPNSAGRLAPGIDIRGAGGYLVGPGSRTAHGVYTTAPGTDHLAPAPCPRALLRLLLPPPPRPRAAPSTGSHGDGLVRFVLAAHAGQRNTRLFWAACRAYEDGIGESLTDALVTAAVHTGLTEHEARSTIESAARMSHGPTA, encoded by the coding sequence ATGGCCACCACCGACCGGTTCCCCACCGGGCCCGTCGTCCGGTACCCCGGGCAGGCCGCCAAGCTGGCCCTCGCCCACGCCCTGTCCGCCGCCGAACGCGGCCTGGCCGTGATCCCCCTGTCCCGCACCAAACTCCCGGCCGTGCGCTCCCCCCATCGCGACCGGCCGGACGGCCCGCGCTGCCACGGCGAGTGCGGCCGCCCCGGCCACGGCGTGTACGACGCCTCCACCGACCCGTCCCGTATCCGCGCCCTCTTCGCCGCCGCCCCCTGGGCCACCGGCTACGGCATCGCCTGCGGACTGCCCCCGCACCATCTGATCGGCGTCGACCTCGACACCAAGAACGGCACCGACTCCACCACCGCCCTGCGCGAACTGGCCCTCGGCCACCGCTTCACGATCCCGCCGACGATCGTCGTCATCACCCCGTCCGGCGGCCGCCACCTCTGGCTCACCGGCCCGCCGGACGTCGTCGTCCCCAACTCGGCCGGCCGCCTCGCCCCCGGCATCGACATCCGCGGCGCGGGCGGCTACCTGGTCGGCCCCGGCTCCCGCACCGCCCACGGCGTCTACACCACGGCCCCCGGCACGGACCACCTGGCCCCGGCGCCCTGCCCCCGCGCCCTGCTGCGCCTGCTGCTGCCGCCCCCGCCGCGCCCCCGGGCGGCGCCGTCGACCGGCTCACACGGCGACGGCCTGGTCCGGTTCGTCCTCGCGGCCCACGCGGGCCAGCGCAACACCCGCCTGTTCTGGGCGGCCTGCCGGGCCTACGAGGACGGCATCGGCGAGTCCCTCACCGACGCCCTCGTTACGGCGGCCGTCCACACGGGCCTCACGGAACACGAGGCCCGCTCGACGATCGAATCGGCGGCACGCATGAGCCACGGCCCTACGGCGTGA